A single window of Narcine bancroftii isolate sNarBan1 chromosome 13, sNarBan1.hap1, whole genome shotgun sequence DNA harbors:
- the tnnt1 gene encoding troponin T, slow skeletal muscle, whose amino-acid sequence MEKDLLELQTLIDAHFEQRKKEEEELICLKERIENRRAERAEQQRFRAEKERDRQTRLLEEKTRKEEEEAKKRADDDAKKKKVLSNMGAHYGGYLVKAEQRRGKKQTGREMKKKILAERRRPLNIEHLNDERMREKANELWEWMYQLESEKFDLMDKLKRQKYEINLLHNRINEHQKFKKAAGKGKVGGRWK is encoded by the exons ATGGAGAAGGACCTTCTGGAACTCCAGACACTGATCGATGCTCATTTCGAACAGAGGAAAAAGGAGGAAGAGGAACTGATTTGCCTGAAAGAGAGGATT GAAAATCGGAGGGCAGAGCGAGCCGAACAGCAGAGGTTCCGTGCAGAGAAGGAGCGAGACCGTCAGACCAGGCTTCTA GAGGAAAAAACTCGCAAGGAGGAGGAAGAGGCCAAGAAGCGAGCAGACGATGATGCCAAGAAGAAGAAAGTTCTGTCTAACATGGGCGCGCATTACGGTGGCTACCTTGTAAAG GCAGAGCAAAGACGAGGCAAAAAGCAGACGGGGCGTGAAATGAAGAAGAAGATACTGGCAGAGAGGCGGCGGCCCCTCAACATCGAGCATCTAAATGACGAGAGGATGAG AGAGAAAGCCAATGAGTTGTGGGAATGGATGTACCAGCTGGAATCTGAGAAGTTTGACCTGATGGACAAACTGAAACGACAGAAGTACGAG ATCAATCTCCTGCATAACCGAATCAATGAGCACCAGAAATT CAAGAAAGCGGCGGGAAAAGGCAAGGTTGGCGGCCGTTGGAAATAA